The Staphylococcus sp. KG4-3 genome has a window encoding:
- a CDS encoding P-loop NTPase, translated as MLTIEQVKELVGELKDPIIDVPLKETDGIIEVSIKEEKEHVSVKVAMAQLGGQPQLDLQMAIVEVLKENGANTVGIRFEELPSDVVEQYRGSGEEQNQTIEGLLSKDNPVEFIAIASGKGGVGKSTVAVNLAVSLAREGKKVGLVDADIYGFSVPDMMGIDEKPGVQGKEIIPVERHGVKVISMAFFVEENAPVIWRGPMLGKMLTNFFVEVRWGDLDYLILDLPPGTGDIALDVHTMLPSSKEIIVTTPHPTAAFVAARAGAMAKHTEHSILGVIENMSYFQSKETGNKEYVFGTGGGEKLAEELQTDLLGHLPLEQPSWNPKDFAPSIYQTDDRLGEIYQSMAQQIIKKTSK; from the coding sequence GTGTTAACGATAGAGCAAGTTAAAGAACTTGTTGGAGAATTAAAGGATCCAATAATTGATGTACCATTAAAAGAAACAGATGGAATTATCGAAGTAAGTATTAAAGAAGAAAAAGAACATGTAAGTGTTAAAGTAGCAATGGCTCAATTAGGTGGCCAACCACAACTAGACTTACAAATGGCAATTGTAGAAGTACTTAAAGAAAATGGTGCGAATACAGTTGGCATTCGATTTGAAGAATTACCATCAGATGTTGTAGAACAATACCGTGGCTCAGGGGAAGAACAAAATCAAACAATAGAAGGTTTGCTTTCAAAAGATAATCCGGTTGAATTTATCGCTATTGCCTCAGGTAAAGGTGGCGTTGGTAAATCGACGGTAGCAGTCAACTTAGCAGTATCTTTAGCAAGAGAAGGTAAAAAAGTTGGACTTGTAGACGCTGACATTTACGGTTTTAGTGTTCCTGATATGATGGGGATTGATGAGAAACCAGGTGTTCAAGGAAAAGAAATCATACCAGTTGAACGTCATGGAGTTAAAGTAATATCTATGGCATTCTTTGTTGAAGAAAACGCACCAGTCATATGGAGAGGTCCAATGCTCGGCAAAATGCTCACAAACTTTTTCGTTGAAGTAAGATGGGGAGATTTAGATTATCTTATTCTAGATTTACCTCCTGGTACGGGAGATATCGCATTAGACGTTCATACTATGTTACCTTCAAGTAAAGAAATTATTGTGACTACACCGCATCCAACAGCAGCGTTTGTTGCTGCAAGGGCTGGAGCAATGGCAAAGCATACTGAACATTCTATTTTAGGTGTAATTGAAAATATGTCTTATTTCCAAAGTAAAGAAACTGGGAATAAAGAATATGTATTTGGTACTGGTGGAGGGGAGAAACTTGCTGAAGAACTCCAAACTGATTTATTAGGACATCTTCCACTAGAACAACCATCATGGAACCCTAAAGACTTTGCACCTTCCATATATCAAACTGATGATAGACTTGGAGAAATATACCAATCGATGGCGCAACAAATTATTAAAAAGACTAGTAAATAA
- a CDS encoding SepA family multidrug efflux transporter produces MKYIRYLFTTLIVLSVFIISGAIFLTFLGFGLYGLSRILIYFHLAYFGYNKSFYDNLIYYGSYIVLGYFNLFTIENLMDYFRKKIPENPYFQGTTYHLITFTVTTLLFYFIVHIHYAYINIDFWVIVLIIGILFICKEIFYPDSKNLNDKHK; encoded by the coding sequence ATGAAATATATTAGATATTTATTTACAACGCTTATTGTACTTTCTGTATTTATAATATCTGGCGCCATCTTCTTAACATTTCTAGGTTTTGGTTTATATGGGTTAAGTAGGATTTTAATATATTTTCATTTGGCGTACTTTGGTTATAATAAAAGTTTTTACGATAATTTAATTTACTATGGTAGTTATATCGTATTAGGTTATTTTAATTTATTTACTATAGAAAATTTAATGGATTACTTTAGGAAAAAAATACCTGAAAATCCGTATTTTCAAGGAACAACATACCATTTGATTACTTTTACGGTAACGACCTTACTATTTTATTTTATAGTGCATATTCATTATGCATATATCAATATTGATTTCTGGGTGATTGTCCTAATCATTGGCATTTTGTTTATATGTAAGGAAATCTTTTATCCAGATAGCAAAAATCTTAATGATAAGCACAAATAG